The Myxococcaceae bacterium JPH2 genome window below encodes:
- a CDS encoding thrombospondin type 3 repeat-containing protein, with translation MRLRTSLRRAAALALALTSTAALAQISSTLRTFELERLDLNPGAEGSLLLGLGELMPPGTFRGSVVAHYAHSPLQLEQDGQTFTIVSGRATLHVAAAYAPTRWLQVGLQLPLVAFQMTGSQADSGFEQPSHVGLGTPGVSLRVGLLTQDDAGGVDVAAELGAGLPVGSEAVLARDPGGWRLSPRLMVGRHFGFIRAGLEVGFLQRPSIAITRQLGASEDQLGNELRVGAALSTTGRRLRWELNVRGMVPLTKQPGAAELLPGFRYLVNPSFELFGLAGMGVGSAPGTPLFRLMMGGAFGGVTPRRGPGESSVNCEPGLVHTLEECPEMDEDGDGVRNGVDRCPTEPGSVERKGCSAKDTDGDGIEDMLDACPVEPGPAARQGCPVQDQDKDEVPDEVDSCPTAPGPADNRGCPVRDTDKDGIDNDKDACPNEAGPPERDGCPESDTDKDGVPNRADSCANEAGTVENLGCPQHVQPLVELKRDRLVLQGKVFFDAAGVRIQSRSFELLDWVARVILEHPEMPLVVVGGHTDDRGFPDANRRMSQGRAEAVRQYLIQKKVPAERLQSQGYGQDRPIDSNATSIGRENNRRVDFVIVDPELEKAGAPRP, from the coding sequence ATGAGACTCCGCACGTCCCTGCGCCGCGCCGCCGCGCTGGCGCTTGCGCTGACCTCGACGGCCGCGCTGGCTCAGATTTCGTCGACCCTGCGCACGTTCGAGCTGGAGCGACTGGACTTGAATCCGGGCGCGGAAGGCTCACTTTTGCTGGGATTGGGTGAGCTGATGCCACCCGGCACGTTCCGGGGCTCGGTGGTCGCGCACTACGCCCACTCCCCGCTCCAACTCGAGCAGGATGGGCAGACGTTCACGATTGTCAGTGGACGCGCCACGTTGCATGTCGCGGCGGCCTACGCCCCCACGCGTTGGCTCCAGGTGGGGCTGCAGTTGCCCCTGGTGGCCTTCCAGATGACCGGAAGCCAGGCGGACTCCGGGTTCGAGCAGCCTTCACATGTGGGGCTCGGGACGCCCGGCGTGTCGCTGCGCGTGGGATTGCTCACGCAGGACGACGCGGGCGGCGTGGACGTGGCGGCGGAGCTGGGGGCGGGCTTGCCAGTGGGCAGTGAGGCGGTGCTCGCGAGGGACCCCGGCGGCTGGCGGCTGTCTCCCCGGCTGATGGTGGGCCGTCACTTCGGCTTCATCCGCGCGGGGTTGGAGGTGGGCTTCCTGCAGCGGCCGAGCATCGCCATCACCCGGCAACTCGGTGCCTCGGAGGATCAGCTCGGCAACGAGCTGCGGGTGGGGGCCGCGCTGTCGACCACGGGGCGCCGCCTGCGGTGGGAGCTGAACGTGCGCGGCATGGTGCCGCTGACGAAGCAGCCGGGCGCGGCGGAGCTGCTCCCGGGCTTCCGCTACCTCGTCAATCCCTCGTTCGAGCTGTTCGGGTTGGCGGGCATGGGCGTGGGGTCAGCGCCGGGCACGCCGCTGTTCCGGCTGATGATGGGGGGAGCTTTCGGCGGCGTGACGCCTCGGCGCGGGCCGGGCGAGTCCTCGGTGAACTGCGAGCCGGGGCTCGTGCACACGCTGGAGGAGTGCCCCGAGATGGACGAGGACGGGGACGGCGTGCGCAACGGCGTGGACCGCTGCCCCACCGAGCCCGGCAGTGTCGAGCGCAAGGGCTGCTCGGCCAAGGACACGGACGGCGACGGCATCGAGGACATGCTGGATGCGTGTCCGGTGGAGCCGGGGCCCGCGGCGCGTCAGGGCTGCCCGGTGCAGGACCAGGACAAGGACGAGGTGCCCGACGAAGTGGACAGCTGCCCGACGGCGCCAGGGCCGGCGGACAACCGAGGCTGCCCCGTGCGGGACACGGACAAGGACGGCATCGACAACGACAAGGACGCGTGCCCCAACGAGGCCGGTCCTCCCGAGCGCGATGGCTGCCCGGAGTCGGACACGGACAAGGACGGCGTGCCGAACCGCGCGGACAGCTGCGCCAACGAGGCGGGCACGGTGGAGAACCTCGGGTGCCCGCAGCACGTGCAGCCGCTGGTGGAGCTGAAGCGGGACCGGCTCGTGTTGCAGGGCAAGGTGTTCTTCGACGCGGCCGGGGTGCGCATCCAGTCGCGCTCGTTCGAGCTGTTGGACTGGGTGGCGCGCGTCATCCTGGAGCACCCGGAGATGCCGCTCGTCGTGGTGGGCGGCCACACCGACGACCGAGGCTTCCCCGACGCGAACCGCCGGATGTCGCAGGGGCGCGCGGAGGCGGTGCGGCAGTACCTCATCCAGAAGAAGGTCCCAGCTGAGCGTTTGCAGTCGCAGGGCTACGGGCAGGACCGCCCCATCGACAGCAACGCGACGTCCATTGGCCGGGAGAACAACCGGCGCGTGGACTTCGTCATCGTGGATCCGGAACTCGAGAAGGCGGGGGCCCCTCGGCCCTGA
- a CDS encoding Ig-like domain repeat protein gives MKVSLMKALVLGLIVLAPLAARSELDTFFLGRQTTTDHTYTNGEAVNRYAWLTANANSGTSALAVTFRTGDESSIAVGDLVMVIQTAQSGLTPGSASPFDLDASTSSVGKWEFAVVASVSSSSIGLTKPLVNSYVSPGAQVVRVPEWNDVTVQASATISPPAWDGRTGGILAFLATGTVTLADNAAIDASGKGFRGGVFVYRGGTSPVNDDNTSGANACTASANDSAVWGALKGEGFAYDRFGVITSSAISGGTNPLGGASVGNAGGAGYCLRGGGGGGGNGNIGGSGGKNGASTASSGGGGGAQITYTVTQRLTLGGGGGSGHVDDTAATSQGGAGGGLIYIRANAIAKSGTGTHEIRANGANGTAGGAHAGGAGGGAGGTLSVRVVGTLTCGDVVFKATGGSGGGNASAVASGGGGGGGRIHLQAPNAATCAAGDVLVTAGAKGGSSPNTWDGTAGQLGTTNVVNAGLTNAPTVAIDFPAEGAALNSTTATQAITGHFSSGAGSTVATVELYLNGVLLTSLTVPAGTTTFSYSVPSGLAESSPIHSLTATSKMDGLANMMAPPRTFTVDRTAPTVTSLLATANSSPLLTGATTRFGTVRFIAAADDVAASFLCKLGSAGPVSCTMPHDETVSTDGSYHFEVFAQDAAGNVSAAPRTFDWTLDTVPPTAPVISSPTHQQMVGGSVPVSGTVDGLGQSVDVYVDGSATAQAATVTGMTWSVTLTPVFTSSGGHFIQAVARDAAGNVSPMSIRVFTVDVTPPAAPVILSPAMNARVPTLKPMVQVSAEVGSGVTAAIQSSPISVNVAAGAGPGLWNLQPAANLTDGTAYTMVVTATDAYGNASTSNVTFTVDVSPPAAPTVSQPVNGGPPLTSNVVHVTGTAEAGSTVSFTLGSSPLGTVLATGGAFSFDIPVSLADGAYLLKVQATDVAGNLSAVTNVNFSMDTQTPAPPVIAQPTQGSAVPSKTPSFSGTAEGNSFVSLAVTATGATTGGPYTASTTAAAGGGWTISSLTPATPLSEGGTYVVTATATDAAGHVSAVSASVAFRIDTLSPAAPVIVEPASNAFVKTTTPLLRGTAEPGATVKATFPGAIVIMALANSTGDWALTAPALSQGALTVTVIATDAAAHDSPAATVSFTVDTQAPAAPVVSSPASGALLNTGSPTFSGTAEADATVVIMKGGTGIGTATVSSGGAWTFNAPLSFGEGTQTLTFRTKDRAGNESADSSLTFQVDTVPPPQPIVSSPSGYVTVTSPVIQGTAEANSTVTIRLRRVSNSTVVDKTGTVTAAANGAWSVSSLTPAGALDQVSYTVEAIAQDGAGNTSLLSSLLTFTVDSIPPATPAITYPALNDTVGTATPTLTGTADPNMDVVLKLFGPAPSTAMAREWTLRSSNSGTWKVDVTQAEELATGKYTARVHAVDIATNQSPESADHTFTVDIAVPDTLFTDKPLALTNLALATFAYDSSKPGVSFECSLDGAAYAPCNPSYPVNDGLHSLQARARDTLTGLVDLSPAVWSWTVDTHPPVTTFGLTPPPVTNELGAHFTFAANESGVTYSCELDGTAVADCDGDVSITIVQASPVVTHAFTVHTTDAAGNIELPAASLSWTVNRALPDTTIQTQPLNPSNSSSAAFGFAAVPQDSGTTFECNLDNAGYTRCDPTVTFFGLAHGTHTLGVRARDGLNNADPQPAIFTWVVDLVAPETSFATKPAALSAQALSRFEFSSEPGVTFECQASAAASFASLAATPAFVVCTTPFEETLPDGTYTLSVRAKDLAGNVDATPATFTWKVDTTAPAAPTVAADVRDRMFRTLTPELRGTAEDGSTVFVSVDDGPAQAATLLGGAWSFTPPSALTQGAHAMTVRAVDAAGNASPLSDQVTFTVDTVAPTTTIVSGPDGRIRTSSVLFEFGSNEEGSTFQCSFDGADFEACTGFAREDLSEGTYTLKVRAVDRAGNEGTVVSRSWKVYLGGDIRTKGGGLSCASGGAGDASLLGVALGGLVLLAARRRRGEGTP, from the coding sequence ATGAAAGTGTCGCTCATGAAGGCGCTGGTGCTGGGGCTCATCGTGCTCGCCCCCCTCGCGGCGCGGTCCGAGCTGGATACGTTCTTCTTGGGACGCCAGACGACGACGGATCACACGTACACGAATGGCGAGGCCGTCAATCGCTACGCGTGGCTGACCGCGAATGCGAACAGCGGGACTTCGGCGCTGGCCGTGACGTTCCGCACGGGGGATGAGTCATCCATCGCGGTGGGCGATCTCGTGATGGTGATCCAGACGGCGCAGTCGGGGCTCACGCCCGGGTCGGCCTCGCCGTTTGATTTGGATGCATCGACCTCGTCCGTGGGGAAGTGGGAGTTCGCGGTCGTCGCGTCGGTGTCCTCCTCGAGCATCGGCTTGACCAAGCCGCTGGTGAATTCCTACGTGTCACCGGGGGCCCAGGTTGTTCGCGTACCCGAGTGGAATGATGTGACGGTCCAGGCCTCCGCCACGATTTCTCCGCCCGCCTGGGATGGTCGCACGGGCGGCATCCTGGCCTTCCTCGCGACTGGCACCGTGACGCTGGCGGATAACGCGGCCATCGACGCGAGTGGAAAGGGCTTTCGCGGAGGGGTGTTCGTGTATCGCGGCGGCACCTCGCCAGTGAATGACGACAACACCAGCGGGGCGAATGCGTGCACCGCGAGCGCGAACGACAGTGCTGTGTGGGGAGCGCTCAAGGGAGAGGGGTTCGCCTACGACCGCTTCGGTGTGATCACCAGCTCAGCCATCAGTGGCGGGACGAATCCGCTAGGCGGGGCGAGCGTTGGCAACGCCGGAGGTGCGGGCTACTGCCTTCGAGGCGGAGGCGGCGGAGGCGGCAATGGGAACATCGGTGGAAGCGGAGGCAAGAATGGCGCGTCCACCGCGAGCTCGGGCGGAGGTGGCGGCGCGCAGATCACCTACACGGTGACGCAGCGCCTGACGCTCGGAGGCGGCGGTGGCTCAGGACATGTTGATGACACGGCCGCGACCTCTCAGGGCGGAGCGGGCGGTGGTCTCATCTACATTCGCGCCAACGCCATCGCGAAGTCAGGCACTGGCACGCACGAGATTCGCGCCAACGGTGCGAATGGCACTGCGGGGGGGGCGCATGCTGGCGGCGCAGGGGGTGGTGCGGGCGGAACGCTTTCCGTTCGCGTCGTGGGCACCCTGACCTGTGGCGATGTCGTGTTCAAAGCGACGGGTGGCAGTGGTGGAGGCAACGCCAGCGCGGTTGCCAGCGGCGGAGGTGGCGGAGGCGGGCGCATTCATCTCCAGGCTCCCAATGCGGCCACATGTGCCGCGGGCGATGTCCTTGTCACGGCCGGAGCCAAGGGCGGATCGAGTCCGAACACCTGGGATGGAACCGCGGGACAGCTGGGCACGACGAACGTTGTCAACGCAGGGTTGACGAACGCGCCCACCGTCGCGATTGACTTCCCGGCCGAGGGAGCCGCGCTCAACTCCACGACCGCGACGCAAGCGATCACGGGGCACTTCTCGTCGGGCGCCGGGTCGACGGTGGCCACGGTGGAGCTCTATTTGAACGGTGTCCTCCTGACGTCGCTCACCGTCCCGGCCGGCACGACGACCTTCTCCTATTCCGTTCCGTCGGGACTCGCCGAGTCCTCGCCGATTCACAGCCTGACAGCCACCTCCAAGATGGATGGGCTGGCCAACATGATGGCCCCGCCTCGAACGTTCACCGTGGATCGCACCGCGCCCACGGTGACGAGCCTGCTGGCGACGGCGAACAGTTCGCCCCTCTTGACCGGCGCGACGACACGTTTTGGCACCGTCCGGTTCATCGCTGCGGCGGACGACGTGGCGGCGTCGTTCTTGTGCAAGCTGGGCAGCGCGGGGCCGGTGTCTTGCACCATGCCTCACGATGAAACGGTGTCGACTGACGGCTCGTATCACTTCGAGGTGTTCGCACAGGATGCCGCTGGCAACGTGTCCGCGGCACCGAGGACCTTTGACTGGACGTTGGACACCGTGCCGCCGACGGCACCTGTCATCTCCTCACCCACGCATCAACAGATGGTGGGTGGTTCGGTTCCGGTGAGTGGCACGGTGGACGGACTGGGCCAGTCTGTGGACGTTTACGTGGATGGTAGTGCGACCGCGCAGGCTGCGACTGTGACGGGGATGACCTGGTCGGTCACCTTGACGCCGGTGTTCACCTCGAGCGGTGGTCACTTCATCCAGGCCGTGGCGCGGGACGCGGCGGGCAACGTCAGCCCCATGTCCATTCGAGTCTTCACGGTGGACGTCACACCCCCCGCGGCGCCCGTCATCCTCTCGCCTGCGATGAATGCGCGAGTCCCTACCCTGAAGCCGATGGTTCAGGTCTCCGCGGAGGTGGGCAGTGGGGTGACCGCAGCCATTCAATCGAGCCCCATCTCGGTAAACGTGGCTGCTGGCGCCGGGCCCGGACTCTGGAACTTGCAGCCCGCCGCGAACCTCACGGATGGAACGGCCTACACGATGGTGGTGACCGCGACGGATGCGTACGGCAACGCGAGCACCTCGAATGTCACATTTACGGTGGATGTCTCGCCGCCCGCCGCACCGACTGTGTCTCAGCCCGTGAACGGCGGCCCTCCGCTCACCTCCAACGTCGTCCACGTCACAGGAACGGCTGAAGCCGGCAGCACCGTGTCGTTCACGCTGGGGTCCTCGCCGCTGGGGACTGTCCTCGCCACGGGAGGGGCCTTCTCGTTCGACATCCCGGTGTCGCTCGCGGACGGGGCCTATCTGTTGAAAGTTCAGGCGACGGATGTGGCCGGGAACCTGAGCGCTGTCACGAACGTGAATTTCTCGATGGATACACAAACGCCCGCGCCTCCCGTGATTGCTCAGCCCACGCAGGGCAGCGCCGTGCCGAGCAAGACGCCATCGTTCTCCGGGACGGCGGAGGGAAACAGCTTCGTGTCGCTCGCGGTGACCGCGACGGGCGCCACCACGGGCGGGCCATATACTGCCTCGACGACCGCGGCTGCTGGGGGCGGTTGGACCATTTCGTCGCTCACCCCCGCGACGCCCTTGAGTGAGGGGGGTACGTATGTCGTGACGGCGACCGCGACGGATGCGGCGGGCCACGTGAGCGCCGTCTCTGCTTCGGTGGCTTTCCGTATCGATACTTTGTCTCCGGCAGCGCCCGTGATTGTCGAGCCCGCCAGCAACGCGTTCGTGAAGACCACGACGCCGCTCCTGCGCGGCACCGCGGAGCCGGGCGCCACGGTCAAGGCGACCTTCCCGGGGGCCATCGTCATCATGGCCCTCGCCAACAGCACGGGCGACTGGGCGCTGACCGCTCCGGCCTTGAGTCAGGGCGCGCTGACCGTGACGGTGATCGCGACGGATGCCGCCGCCCACGACAGCCCGGCGGCAACGGTCTCGTTCACGGTGGATACCCAGGCGCCCGCGGCGCCCGTCGTCTCCAGCCCCGCGAGCGGAGCGCTGCTCAATACGGGCAGCCCCACGTTCAGCGGCACCGCCGAAGCGGACGCCACCGTGGTCATCATGAAGGGGGGCACGGGGATCGGCACCGCGACGGTGAGTTCAGGGGGAGCGTGGACGTTCAATGCGCCTTTGTCCTTCGGTGAAGGCACGCAGACCCTCACGTTCCGCACGAAGGACCGTGCTGGAAACGAGAGCGCGGACAGCTCGCTGACTTTCCAGGTGGACACGGTGCCGCCGCCGCAGCCCATCGTCAGCTCGCCGTCGGGATATGTGACGGTCACCTCGCCCGTGATTCAGGGGACCGCGGAGGCGAACAGCACCGTGACGATCCGTCTGCGGCGCGTCAGCAACTCCACGGTGGTGGACAAGACGGGGACTGTGACGGCGGCGGCGAACGGGGCGTGGTCGGTCTCGTCGCTGACGCCCGCGGGCGCCCTGGATCAAGTCAGCTACACCGTCGAGGCCATCGCCCAGGATGGCGCTGGGAACACGAGCTTGTTGTCGAGCCTGCTGACCTTCACGGTGGACTCGATTCCTCCCGCGACGCCCGCCATCACCTACCCGGCGCTGAACGACACCGTGGGCACGGCGACGCCGACCCTCACGGGCACCGCGGATCCGAACATGGACGTGGTGCTGAAGTTGTTCGGACCGGCGCCGTCGACGGCCATGGCTCGCGAGTGGACGCTGCGCTCGAGCAACTCCGGAACGTGGAAGGTGGATGTGACGCAGGCCGAGGAACTCGCCACGGGCAAGTACACGGCCCGGGTTCACGCGGTGGATATCGCGACGAACCAGAGTCCTGAGTCCGCGGATCACACGTTCACGGTGGACATCGCGGTCCCGGATACGCTCTTCACGGACAAGCCCCTGGCGCTCACGAACCTGGCGCTCGCGACGTTTGCCTATGACTCATCGAAGCCGGGCGTCTCCTTCGAGTGCAGCCTGGATGGCGCGGCCTATGCGCCGTGCAATCCCTCGTACCCGGTGAATGACGGCTTGCACTCGTTGCAAGCGCGAGCGCGAGACACCCTGACCGGGCTGGTCGACCTCTCGCCGGCCGTGTGGTCCTGGACGGTGGACACGCATCCGCCCGTCACCACATTCGGTCTCACGCCGCCTCCGGTGACCAACGAGCTGGGGGCACACTTCACGTTCGCGGCCAACGAGTCGGGCGTCACGTATTCGTGCGAGCTGGATGGGACCGCCGTGGCGGACTGTGATGGCGACGTCTCGATCACGATCGTGCAGGCGAGCCCCGTGGTGACGCATGCCTTCACCGTGCACACGACGGATGCGGCGGGGAACATCGAGTTGCCCGCGGCCTCGCTGTCGTGGACCGTGAACCGTGCGCTGCCGGACACGACCATTCAGACGCAACCACTGAACCCCTCCAACTCCTCCAGCGCCGCGTTTGGCTTCGCCGCCGTGCCGCAGGACTCGGGGACGACCTTCGAGTGCAACCTGGACAACGCGGGGTACACGCGCTGCGATCCAACGGTGACGTTCTTCGGTCTGGCCCACGGCACGCACACGTTGGGAGTGCGCGCGCGGGACGGCCTCAACAACGCGGATCCGCAGCCCGCCATCTTCACCTGGGTGGTGGACCTGGTGGCTCCGGAGACGAGCTTCGCGACGAAGCCGGCGGCGCTGTCCGCGCAAGCGCTGTCTCGCTTCGAGTTCAGCTCGGAGCCGGGCGTGACCTTCGAGTGTCAGGCCTCGGCCGCGGCCTCGTTCGCCTCGCTCGCGGCGACGCCCGCGTTCGTGGTCTGCACCACGCCGTTCGAGGAGACGCTCCCGGATGGCACGTACACGTTGTCCGTCCGAGCGAAGGATCTCGCGGGCAACGTGGATGCGACCCCGGCCACGTTCACCTGGAAGGTGGACACGACGGCGCCGGCGGCACCGACGGTGGCGGCGGACGTTCGGGACCGGATGTTCCGGACCCTGACTCCTGAGCTGCGTGGGACGGCGGAGGATGGCAGCACGGTCTTCGTGTCGGTGGATGACGGCCCGGCTCAGGCCGCCACGCTGCTGGGCGGCGCCTGGAGCTTCACGCCGCCGTCGGCGCTGACGCAGGGCGCGCACGCGATGACGGTGCGGGCGGTGGATGCCGCGGGGAACGCGAGCCCGCTCTCGGACCAGGTGACGTTCACGGTGGACACGGTGGCGCCGA